The following proteins are encoded in a genomic region of Polyodon spathula isolate WHYD16114869_AA chromosome 38, ASM1765450v1, whole genome shotgun sequence:
- the camsap3 gene encoding calmodulin-regulated spectrin-associated protein 3, translating into MMPKQTPTFPAVTGVKDLSNGCAIAAAVHHYCPDILRLEDVCLKETMSVADSLYNLQLIQEFCQECLGGCCPLALEDLLYTPPVLKVNIMTFMAELFWWFEIRKPEFVNPKEPLDLEDVSGMNECTTPTSGNSNSGSPAFVFRQPFLPIASPQSPSRSGPGSLNQSTSMPHVEGVGRTWSKKQRRPLSQAVSFSIPFGLDSDVEVVMGNPVLSSSSLVRSVSSDSLNPSVFQAPQTVTRATYTPPDDTDGFLKKRPAGKNGPLGPQRATWGTQVPGTLGKMKEEREGLENGLPDDLPTIEEAMQIIHSEGTLEPRLHPEGAPDEFYLHSPYILEDSRGRLDGSPSRLSCSAPSRSGMMHRVPGEVAAAGLGFPSERGWRQRRTSEGSRISRDDDSVLRDNSLDSDEECPKQQPKQDDCPSGLSSHPDNSNSNHDSRSSTGVRMTNFAERKKKLSTSETPKDPAEPQMVTSAQKCEDSPGKSPALNTEMSQLGARLEEKRRAIEAQKKRIEAIFAKHRQRLGKSAFLQLKREGGGGGSDPEGEEETPKLSLEERLSRIEDEEELDTPSPLRTLEIPDSKPWEPKSHPEKQVTFSPEIGKEKLEDEAHLGEYNKAVSKLNAALSSLQSDMQRLSDQQKQLMHKKPATKAWVIPASSKPTAATPPLPSSSQRLSRDLQLKRSMDLSSSSPSPSPSRKPPSSSSTPMTPKSPQPAHRRAQSAPPKSPKHSRPLDLKFPPLTRVLTPPNNVDTLPHLRKFSSSQCTVQTSSSFNIGGERASRAPVTEDDSSETGSSEDQLFSLEMEGNVRPWGRKEQEGGSSSGAPSECSFESDPQPPGPTLNGKRSSLIEIALSSLRAPDEEEEENGSDSTSEQRGGVGFFFKDEALPEDEMAQRRAALLEKQQKRAEELKRRKQWQELDSKPAGEVGEVKVEKLEKPEQPSRPLEKGARRGDFTRQEYERRHQLKIMEDLDKVLRQKPTTVRGVKKQRPKTVFRDDSVLSRSPVKGYLGSRLSKVYSHSTLSLSTMASDTGKKSPRAQSPSGLKSPSRLQSNQNGEDWENASTASSPASIPEYTGPKLFKEPSLKSNKFIIHNALSRCCLAGRVNEAQKNKILEEMEKSKANHFLILFRDASCQFRAVYSMNPETEEMHRVAGIGPRVISLGMVEGIFKYSSDRKQFTPIPSKTMSMSVDAVTIQGHLWQSKRPGTPKKPGTPK; encoded by the exons GTGAACATCATGACGTTCATGGCGGAGTTGTTCTGGTGGTTTGAAATCCGGAAGCCTGAATTCGTTAATCCAAAAGAGCCCCTGGATTTGGAAG ATGTGTCAGGGATGAACGAGTGCACTACCCCGACCAGTGGAAACAGCAACAG CGGCTCTCCTGCCTTCGTCTTCAGGCAGCCGTTCCTGCCAATCGCCTCCCCTCAGTCCCCCAGCCGCTCCGGCCCAG GCTCTCTGAATCAGTCTACCTCAATGCCACACGTGGAAGGCGTAGGGAGAACCTGGTCCAAGAAGCAGCGAAG ACCTCTGTCCCAGGCGGTGTCCTTCAGCATCCCGTTCGGTCTGGACAGTGACGTGGAGGTCGTAATGGGGAACCCTGTCCTGAGCAGTAGCAGCCTGGTCCGCTCAGTCAGCTCTGACAGCCTGAACCCCAGTGTATTCCAAGCGCCCCAGACCGTCACCCGTGCCACCTACACCCCTCCTGATGACACGGATGGCTTCCTGAAGAAGCGTCCGGCTGGCAAGAATGGACCCCTGGGGCCTCAGAGGGCAACCTGGGGCACCCAGGTGCCCGGGACCTTGGGGAAAATGAAGGAGGAGCGGGAAGGGCTGGAGAACGGGTTGCCGGATGACCTGCCTACCATCGAGGAGGCCATGCAGATCATCCACAGTGAGGGAACGCTGGAGCCCAGGCTGCACCCGGAAGGTGCTCCGGACGAGTTCTACCTGCATTCCCCCTACATCCTGGAGGACTCGAGGGGCCGGCTCGACGGGAGCCCGTCCAGGCTCAGCTGCTCCGCTCCCTCCCGCTCAGGCATGATGCATCGAGTTCCCGGGGAGGTGGCGGCAGCCGGGTTAGGGTTTCCCTCGGAGCGGGGCTGGCGCCAGCGGAGGACCTCCGAGGGGTCAAGGATCTCCCGGGATGACGATTCCGTCCTGAGGGACAACAGTCTGGATTCGGATGAGGAGTGTCCCAAGCAGCAGCCGAAGCAGGACGATTGCCCTTCTGGCCTCAGCTCCCACCCggacaacagcaacagcaaccatGATTCCCGTAGCAGTACTGGGGTCAGGATGACCAACTTCGCCGAGCGCAAGAAGAAGTTGTCCACCAGCGAAACCCCTAAAGACCCAGCAGAGCCGCAGATGGTCACCAGTGCCCAGAAGTGTGAGGACAGCCCGGGGAAGAGCCCTGCCCTGAACACAGAGATGTCCCAGCTCGGGGCCAGGCTGGAGGAGAAGAGGAGGGCCATCGAGGCGCAGAAGAAGAGGATCGAGGCCATCTTCGCCAAGCACAGGCAGAGGCTGGGCAAGAGCGCCTTCCTGCAGCTGAAGAGGGAGGGAGGTGGGGGAGGCAGTGacccagagggagaggaggagacgCCCAAGCTGTCCCTGGAGGAGAGGCTGTCCCGGATCGAGGATGAGGAAGAGCTTGACACCCCCAGCCCTCTGAGGACCCTGGAGATCCCAGATTCCAAACCCTGGGAGCCCAAATCCCACCCGGAAAAGCAAGTCACCTTCTCCCCGGAGATCGGGAAGGAGAAGCTGGAGGACGAAGCCCATCTGGGAGAGTACAACAAGGCTGTGAGCAAGCTGAATGCAGCCCTGAGCTCCCTGCAGAGCGACATGCAGCGGCTCTCCGATCAGCAGAAGCAGCTGATGCACAAGAAGCCTGCCACCAAGGCTTGGGTCATCCCAGCGAGCTCCAAGCCCACCGCAGCCACCCCTCCCCTGCCGTCCTCCTCCCAGAGGCTGTCCCGCGACCTCCAGCTGAAGCGCTCCATGGACCTGTCTTCCTCCTCCCCTTCCCCCTCACCTTCCAGGaaacccccctcctcctcctccacccccaTGACCCCCAAATCCCCTCAGCCAGCCCACAGGAGAGCCCAGTCCGCCCCTCCCAAGAGCCCCAAGCACTCCCGGCCACTGGATTTGAAGTTCCCCCCTCTGACACGAGTGCTGACCCCCCCCAATAACGTGGACACCCTCCCGCACCTCCGCAAGTTCTCCTCCAGCCAGTGCACAGTTCAGACCTCCTCCTCCTTCAACATAGGAGGGGAGAGAGCCAGCAGAGCCCCCGTGACAGAGGATGACTCCTCTGAGACCGGCTCCAGCGAAGACCAGCTCTTCAGCTTGGAGATGGAGGGCAACGTGAGACCCTGGGGCAGGAAGGAACAGGAGGGGGGCAGCAGCTCGGGGGCCCCCTCAGAGTGCTCCTTCGAGAGCGACCCCCAGCCCCCGGGCCCCACGCTCAACGGGAAGCGATCGAGCCTGATCGAGATTGCGCTGTCCTCTCTGAGAGCCCctgacgaggaggaggaggagaacgGCAGCGACTCCACTAGCGAGCAGAGAGGAGGGGTGGGCTTCTTCTTCAAG gacgAGGCGCTACCGGAGGATGAGATGGCGCAGAGGAGGGCGGCTCTGCTGGAGAAACAGCAGAAGAGAGCGGAGGAGCTGAAGAGGCGCAAGCAGTGGCAGGAGCTGGACTCCAA GCCGGCAGGAGAGGTGGGGGAGGTGAAGGTGGAGAAGCTGGAGAAGCCAGAGCAGCCGTCTCGTCCCCTGGAGAAGGGGGCGCGCAGGGGAGACTTCACCCGCCAGGAGTACGAGCGCAGACACCAGCTGAAGATCATGGAGGACCTGGACAAGGTTCTGAGGCAGAAACCCACCACCGTGCGCGGGGTCAAGAAGCAGCGGCCCAAGACCGTGTTCAGGGATGATTCTGTGCTCTCGCGAAGCCCTGTCAAGGGATACCTGG GCTCCAGGCTGAGTAAAGTCTACTCACATTCCACCCTCTCGCTCTCCACTATGGCCAGCGACACGGGCAAGAAGTCACCCAG GGCGCAGTCCCCTTCTGGGTTGAAGTCACCGAGCCGCCTGCAGTCCAATCAGAACGGAGAGGACTGGGAGAACGCCTCGACCGCATCATCACCGGCCTCCATCCCAGAATATACCG GTCCCAAGCTGTTCAAGGAGCCGAGCTTGAAGTCCAACAAGTTCATCATCCACAACGCCCTGTCTCGCTGCTGCCTGGCAGGCAGAGTGAACGAGGCCCAGAAAAACAAGATCCTGGAG GAGATGGAGAAGAGCAAGGCGAACCACTTCCTGATTCTGTTCCGCGACGCGAGCTGCCAGTTCCGAGCCGTCTATTCCATGAACCCCGAGACGGAGGAAATGCACCGGGTAGCGGGCATTGGGCCGCGGGTCATCAGCCTGGGCATGGTGGAGGGCATCTTCAAGTACAGCTCGGACCGCAAGCAGTTCACCCCCATCCCCTCCAAAACCATGTCCATGAGCGTCGACGCTGTCACCATACAGGGgcacctgtggcagagcaagcGCCCCGGGACCCCCAAGAAACCAGGCACCCCCAAATAA